In the Candidatus Baltobacteraceae bacterium genome, CAAACTCAGCGTCGTCTGCTGACTCAGGACCGGATTGAGACTCGAGAAATCCTCGCCCGTCGCGTAGCGCAAGACGTGCGGCACGGTCCACGAGTTGCTGCGCCCTCCGGGGACTGCCGACGTTCCGCCGCTTCGAGTGCATCCGGCGGTGAGGACCGCTAGGCCGAGAGCGATTGCTGCGAGCTTTCTCAAATCGAATACTCCCACGGGTTCCAGAAGGACGAAATAACCGACGACGGATCGTACCCTTTGAGATCGGTGTTGTACACGTAGGGCTCTTTGCGGAACGAGAGGATGATCGTCGGAACTTCCTTCGCCAACTCTTGCTGCACGATAACGTAATCCGCTTTACGGCGCGTCTGATCGATCGTCTTGAGCGCGTCGTTCATCGCGGCGGTCGCCTTCGGGTCGTTCCAGAAGAGGCTGTTCTGTCCGCGCGGCGCGAAATTGTCGCCCGAGTAGAGAGAGCTATCGTCGGGATCCGATGCCGAGATCCAGGCGAAGATCGCCGCATCGTAGTGTCCGCCCTCGAGAATACCTGCGTTGCCGTTGGCGAACATCGATGCCGTTTCGTAGTTTTTGACGTCGGCCTGCACGCCAACGTCGTGCCACTGGCGCTGAATCAGCGTTTGAATCGCGCGTCCCATGGTGGCCTCGGTCTGCGTGCTCAGGTCGAACTCGAGGCGCTTTCCGTTCTTGACGCGGATTCCATCGGCGCCGACCTTCCAACCGTCGGCCTCGAGGATCGCCTTGGCCTTGGCCGGATCGAACGGGTGATGCTCGATGTCGTTCGTGTAGGCCCACGAGAGCGTCGGATGCTGGTCGGTCTCGGCGGGTGTCGCCGCACCGTGCATGATTTTTTGGATAATCTCTTGACGGTTGGTCGCATCGGCGAGCGCGACGCGAACCTGCAGATCCTTTAGGATCGGGTTCTTCAAGTTAAAGTCGATGTGGTCGAACAGAAACGAATCGACCTGGATGGCTTTCAGGCCGTTTTTCGGATTGTCCGCGAGCGCCTCGTATTTCGGCCAGTTTAGTGGCGTGCCGCGCGCGAGCATATCGATCTCGTGCGTTTGCAGCTGGGTCTCCATCGTGTTTTCGTCGGTCAGAATGCGCAGATCGACTTCCTTGAGTTTCGGCGCACCCATGAAGTACTTGGGATAAGCTTCCATCCGAACGTTGGAGCCGCGATTCCACTCGATGACTTGGAACGGACCGCTGCCGATGGGCTTGGAGTTGTACGGCGCGTCGTTGATCGAGCCGTGCGCCGTCTGATACGGAGCCAAAAGGTGTTCGGGCAGAATCGGCGCGTTGCCGTTCACTCCCCAGAGCTGCTGCAGGTACGGTGCGTAGACCCGCTTCATGTGTACGACCGCGACGTATTTATCGCTGCAGTCGATGTCTTTAATGTCTTTGTATCCGTCGGTCGTGGCGACGTTGGTCTTCGGATTCATCACGAGCTGCCACGTGAACTTCAGATCGCTGCAGGTTAGCGGCTGACCGTCTTGCCACGTAATGTTGTGGCGAAGCTTGTACTTGAGGGTGAGGCCGTCTTTGCTGACGTCGCCGTTAGCGACCGTCGGCACTTCGGAGACGGCGTCCGGAACCGGCTCGCCTTTCCCGTTGTAACGCACGGCGTACGAGTAGATGAACATCGAAAGGTCGCCCGTAACGCCGCTGGCGTTGAGCAGCGGGTTGAGCGACTT is a window encoding:
- a CDS encoding peptide ABC transporter substrate-binding protein; this encodes MLRFAENQDPKSLNPLLNASGVTGDLSMFIYSYAVRYNGKGEPVPDAVSEVPTVANGDVSKDGLTLKYKLRHNITWQDGQPLTCSDLKFTWQLVMNPKTNVATTDGYKDIKDIDCSDKYVAVVHMKRVYAPYLQQLWGVNGNAPILPEHLLAPYQTAHGSINDAPYNSKPIGSGPFQVIEWNRGSNVRMEAYPKYFMGAPKLKEVDLRILTDENTMETQLQTHEIDMLARGTPLNWPKYEALADNPKNGLKAIQVDSFLFDHIDFNLKNPILKDLQVRVALADATNRQEIIQKIMHGAATPAETDQHPTLSWAYTNDIEHHPFDPAKAKAILEADGWKVGADGIRVKNGKRLEFDLSTQTEATMGRAIQTLIQRQWHDVGVQADVKNYETASMFANGNAGILEGGHYDAAIFAWISASDPDDSSLYSGDNFAPRGQNSLFWNDPKATAAMNDALKTIDQTRRKADYVIVQQELAKEVPTIILSFRKEPYVYNTDLKGYDPSSVISSFWNPWEYSI